The Scomber japonicus isolate fScoJap1 chromosome 12, fScoJap1.pri, whole genome shotgun sequence sequence GTATACTGGTTCGTACATAATACACAAGGTTAGATAAAATACGATCCAAATTGAATGATCCCACTGGGAAAACTGGATCATTGCAGCACCAAATGTGATAGAATACAGCAAAGAAAAGTCTGAATATAAATAAGAATACAGCAAGTGCTGGGCACAGGGTTTAACAAACTGTTTCAACATGTTGAGAAACATTTTAAGAAATACTTGAATGAAAAGTatgaaaatatatgaattaCAGCATTACTAGTATGTGCAAAATACCAACAGGAGCCTCAAAattgagaaacaaaaaaaaaagaaaatatgtacaACGTTTAAATGAATGACAATCTGTACATATACGGACAATACGTACCACAAAATCTATGACATGACAAAATGGCAAAGCCCTTGTATGACTAACAACCAGTGAAGCTCACTGcacataagaaaaacaaatgtaatgtgaATATAGTCGTACTCTGCCAGCAGATGGCAAtctgaaaatatatattatcttatttacaaaaacagcTATTTCAAAGGACTACATGTTACCACATAAGCgggcaaattcataccaatatccgaaacaaaaatgtaacagtGATTCTCAATCAAAGAGAAAGAGGACTGTCCTTCAATGCTGACATTCTGCTGAGGGATGAAATAGAGAAATACCTGTTCAGATTCACATTCAAAATGTACATTCTGTTGTTAGACATTCATAACGAAAAGCTTAAACTTCTACAATCTTTGAAATACCAAAGAGCTTACATCAAGTAATGTGCACCATTTACAAATGCATAAAGggcaaatatatataatatttatgtttctgttcgtatttagaaaaaataaaaagatcttTTGACAGCATGGTGGCAAAcgcaaaaagaaaatgacacgTGACAGGACTGCGGCAGGCTCAGCAGGAGTTCACCAGGCCTGCCATGAGGTTGCTGGGAGTCCTGCGATACTGAGCCTTGGTGTTAGTGACGGCGCCGTGCTTCTGTCGGAGATGGAGTCTTAGCTGACTCTTGTGCCTGAAGTGGAGGTCACATTTTTCacactgaagaaaaagaagaaaatgtgtcatttagaATAACTTAATTGACTTACAGCTCTCTAGGATTACCACTCCTGACTCATAACTATTGATAGGCACGTAGGTCATGGGGGAAGAGAGGATTACTCTCTTTTTAATCACCAGTGGATAAAGAAAGGGACACAGAGTAGGAAGCTTACATGATAAGGCTTCTCTCCGGTATGAATGCGCATGTGGCTCTTGAGCGTCTGAAGGTGGCGGAAGTGCGTTCCACAGATCTCACATGGGTACGGCTTTTCTCCTGTGTGAATCAACACATGGGCGCGAAGATGGGCCACCTAGaggaaaaataacattaaataccTACACATGGAGACTGCTTGACTTTTCCAtagcttattttttttcttcttgtctatAAACGGTCTGGCTCCCACCTGGACAAATCTGGAGCCGCATGTCTCACActtgtatggcttctctccagagTGGATGCGGGTATGGGTCTTGAGGTTGGCTGGTCGGTTGAACTGAGCACCGCAGATGTTGCAACGGTACGGCTTTGCACCTGCAAGTTTAGATCAATTAGTTGTGAAATTAATAAATCAGTCACGTCCACGAAGTCAGTATAATGATACGTGAAAAAGCTGACCAGGTGTTGTTAATCTTACCTGTGTGAACGGTCTTGTGGCTGGCCAAGTTTCCCTTGTAGCGGAAGGCGGCCTGGCAGCAGTCACACTTGTATGGCTTGTCACTGTGGACCTGGACCATATGGTCTTTCAGGGAATCTTCCTCTGTGAATTTGGAATCACAACCGCTGCAGAAGAAGGTGTTGTCTGTAGCAAATAAAAAGCAATAAGGTCAGTACACCTCTGTGGTTTTGTTTAGAATAATCCTCCAAAATGATTTGTAGAACTCaccacagctggaggaggaatACTCTGAGTGTAGTTTGTTGGTGTCGTCTCTGCTGTATGAGTCTGGTGAAAGGTGACCGGCATCCAGACACTGAGGGCTGTCACAGCCACAGGAGGAGCATCTGCGATGGCTGCACAAAGGAAGAAGTCCACAGAGTTAATAGACAGTTGACCTCTTAAACCAATTTGCAGTAAGTTCTACTTTACTTTTCTAACAGTGAGATGTGGTCTTACCTGCTGCTGCAGGTGCTGCTGCAAATGTCAACAGTCATGGgcatttcttctctttgttcGTTGGCTCCATCGTCACTCTGGACTTCATTGTATCCCCCCACTCCACCACTCCTACAGGGGCTCAGTGTGGGGGATCCGGTTTCAGCGCCGCATCTATGAAGCTCCTTTTCATCCTCATGAGGAGTTTGGTTCATAACAATGAACTTGTACTTCTTCCAGTTGCGGGCCTTGGCATCTTTGGGGCAGTCTGAGGGTTGTTTGAGGCTTAGGGCTGcgtttctgctgctgctggactctGTGGGTGAGTTGGGCTGGCAGTCAGATCTGAGGGGGCTTTGAGGGCTACATATTACACCTTTGCTAAAACCTGGAGACAGTCTAAGGCAGCTGGTTTGTGGGTGCTGAATGCTGTCTTCCTCCATGGGGGCAGCAGGCCCCTGAGGGCTACCATGGGCTCCTGCTGCTCGAATAATAGCAGTGGGGAAACTGGGGTGGGATGGCACAGGGTGGGAGATGATAGACTCATTGTGAGCCATGTTGGTGTTGGGTACCTGCGAGCATCGTTGCTGGGACAGAGCCCCTCCTTTGGGAAGGGCGCTGATCTTATGAGAACCTTCCAACTTCCCTGCAGGCATATGGAGGTCACCATACACATGGTAGGAGCCAGAGGTGTTGATGCCCCTGAAAATATTGGGGATGTAGCCTCTGTACTCCTGCAGAGACGATGAGGTCGATGTGTGGTTGTTTCTTAAGTCTGGCTCTTTTACATCGACAAGCCTCGAAGCAGAGTTTTCCTCAGTCAGATGTACCGAGCTGATCTGTACCTCTTCATTCTGCATATTCAGAGACTGATGCCTGGAGAAACATATAATTCAGTGTTATAAAACTCCAACTCCATGTTTACCGACACTTGTCACACTTTCTGTTATCCTTACCTGGACTTGATGAACCTGTGACAGGTGTCAGCCACATGTTCCATCTGGAGGTAGAGGGCTGCGTTCATGGTACCAACCACCAGACTGTCTTTCAGGTTCAGACAAGATGTGTACATAAAGTCCAGCAAGATGGAGAAACTCTTTGGATCCACTTTGGGGTCTAAGCTGATGGCACTAAGGTTTGTGTTCTCAGGATCCATGAACACAGAATAAAAGAAACCActgtaagaaagaaagagataaaggtGAATTCAACTCTTAAATgctaaaaaatgttgtttgtc is a genomic window containing:
- the bcl6ab gene encoding BCL6A transcription repressor b, with translation MHRVSRKLLQDFDSMAMTADGCIQFTRHAGDVLLNFNRLRSRNILTDVTIQVEGQQFHAHKAILVACSGFFYSVFMDPENTNLSAISLDPKVDPKSFSILLDFMYTSCLNLKDSLVVGTMNAALYLQMEHVADTCHRFIKSRHQSLNMQNEEVQISSVHLTEENSASRLVDVKEPDLRNNHTSTSSSLQEYRGYIPNIFRGINTSGSYHVYGDLHMPAGKLEGSHKISALPKGGALSQQRCSQVPNTNMAHNESIISHPVPSHPSFPTAIIRAAGAHGSPQGPAAPMEEDSIQHPQTSCLRLSPGFSKGVICSPQSPLRSDCQPNSPTESSSSRNAALSLKQPSDCPKDAKARNWKKYKFIVMNQTPHEDEKELHRCGAETGSPTLSPCRSGGVGGYNEVQSDDGANEQREEMPMTVDICSSTCSSSHRRCSSCGCDSPQCLDAGHLSPDSYSRDDTNKLHSEYSSSSCDNTFFCSGCDSKFTEEDSLKDHMVQVHSDKPYKCDCCQAAFRYKGNLASHKTVHTGAKPYRCNICGAQFNRPANLKTHTRIHSGEKPYKCETCGSRFVQVAHLRAHVLIHTGEKPYPCEICGTHFRHLQTLKSHMRIHTGEKPYHCEKCDLHFRHKSQLRLHLRQKHGAVTNTKAQYRRTPSNLMAGLVNSC